The following coding sequences are from one Cryomorphaceae bacterium window:
- a CDS encoding tetratricopeptide repeat protein yields the protein MRYFKAVRCIPENTLLVLVFKEQSMRYRLVISFLLFLALEINAQDTTFVELQADTAVVDVPGVNTTEAAMRFNEGVALFGQRKLKEAVEMFTQSIEIDSSFVRAYVNRGSVLLEMNQPDAAERDFRVAINLNDSADAAHYGLARILESRGDEEGAFHHYSKAIDYNPNMASYYYQRGVIYFQKEDYLNAQLDFTLALRVDPDFGYAYNDRASCHLKMDNLKAAIADYEECLKRLPQFALAHNNLASAKRKLGLKDESILDYTQAIRVDPDNHVAINNRGYTFYELGKLPEALADFELALSKQSDYVLALNNKASVLIDMENWIEAEKALNRAIELNKEYAYAYFNRGIAREMLRNIEGACADWSRAAELGVKNATKYYEMVCE from the coding sequence ATGCGTTACTTTAAGGCCGTCCGTTGTATCCCTGAGAACACACTTCTCGTATTAGTGTTCAAAGAGCAAAGCATGAGGTATCGGTTGGTCATTTCCTTTCTTCTCTTTCTTGCGTTAGAAATCAACGCGCAAGACACCACTTTTGTTGAGCTTCAGGCCGACACTGCCGTAGTTGATGTACCCGGTGTTAATACCACTGAAGCAGCCATGCGTTTCAATGAGGGAGTGGCTCTTTTTGGTCAGCGAAAATTGAAAGAGGCGGTCGAAATGTTCACTCAATCCATTGAAATCGATTCATCTTTTGTGCGGGCTTATGTAAACAGGGGTTCAGTTCTGTTGGAAATGAACCAACCGGATGCAGCCGAAAGGGATTTCCGCGTTGCCATCAACCTAAACGACAGTGCCGATGCAGCCCACTATGGCCTTGCGCGCATACTCGAATCCCGCGGCGACGAGGAAGGTGCCTTCCATCATTACAGCAAGGCCATTGACTACAACCCGAATATGGCGAGTTACTACTACCAGCGTGGAGTAATCTATTTTCAGAAGGAGGATTACCTCAATGCCCAACTGGATTTTACCCTGGCGCTCAGGGTTGACCCCGATTTTGGTTATGCATACAACGACCGGGCAAGCTGTCATTTAAAAATGGACAACCTCAAAGCTGCCATTGCCGATTATGAAGAGTGTTTGAAACGCCTCCCTCAATTTGCCCTGGCCCACAATAACCTCGCTTCGGCCAAACGCAAACTTGGACTCAAAGATGAAAGTATCCTGGATTACACGCAGGCCATTCGGGTGGACCCAGACAACCATGTGGCCATTAACAACCGTGGATATACCTTCTACGAATTGGGTAAATTGCCTGAGGCTCTGGCCGACTTTGAACTCGCGCTTAGCAAACAATCTGATTATGTGCTGGCTTTGAACAACAAGGCCTCTGTACTCATTGACATGGAGAACTGGATTGAAGCAGAAAAAGCACTCAATCGCGCCATTGAACTGAACAAGGAATACGCTTACGCCTATTTCAACCGCGGCATTGCTCGCGAAATGCTGCGAAATATTGAAGGCGCCTGTGCCGACTGGTCGCGGGCTGCAGAACTGGGAGTTAAAAACGCAACGAAGTACTATGAAATGGTTTGCGAATAG
- a CDS encoding M42 family peptidase, which produces MAKESILTKKSLAFLEEYINNASPTGFETAGQTYWLNYLTPYIDEYISDTYGSVAGIINPGHEYKVVIEAHADEISWFVNYITKEGLIYLCRNGGSDHQIAPSKRVNIHTDKGMVKGVFGWPAIHTRLGGEKEESPSMKNIFVDIGARSADEVAELGVHVGCVVTFEDEFMVLNKKHYVGRALDNRIGGFMIAEVARMIREKKVKLPYSLYIVNAVQEEIGLRGAEMMSRTIEPNVAIITDVCHDTQTPMINKIVQGDIHSGKGPVLTYGPAVQNNLLKHLIQTAEKNKIPFQRAAVSRSTGTDTDAFAYSAKGVASALISLPLRYMHTTVEMVQQEDVENTIKLIFNSLKALKTGQDFKYIK; this is translated from the coding sequence ATGGCCAAAGAAAGCATACTTACCAAAAAATCATTAGCGTTTCTAGAAGAGTATATTAACAACGCGTCACCCACCGGTTTCGAAACAGCGGGCCAAACATACTGGCTAAACTATCTGACCCCTTATATAGATGAGTACATCAGCGACACCTATGGCTCTGTGGCGGGCATCATCAATCCCGGACACGAGTATAAGGTAGTAATTGAAGCGCACGCAGATGAAATCAGCTGGTTTGTGAATTACATCACCAAAGAGGGTTTGATTTACCTGTGCCGTAATGGTGGATCGGATCACCAGATTGCTCCCAGTAAGCGCGTAAATATCCACACGGACAAGGGAATGGTAAAAGGTGTTTTCGGCTGGCCTGCCATTCACACGCGCTTAGGAGGTGAAAAAGAAGAATCCCCGAGCATGAAAAACATCTTTGTGGACATTGGTGCTCGCTCAGCCGATGAAGTAGCTGAATTGGGTGTTCACGTGGGCTGCGTGGTGACCTTTGAGGATGAATTTATGGTGCTGAACAAAAAGCACTACGTGGGCAGGGCGCTGGATAACCGCATTGGCGGATTTATGATTGCCGAAGTGGCTCGCATGATTCGCGAGAAAAAAGTGAAACTCCCCTACTCGCTCTACATCGTGAATGCAGTGCAGGAAGAAATAGGTTTGCGCGGTGCGGAAATGATGAGTCGAACCATTGAACCCAATGTGGCCATTATTACAGATGTGTGCCACGACACCCAAACTCCGATGATCAATAAAATTGTGCAGGGCGATATCCATTCGGGAAAGGGCCCTGTACTCACCTACGGACCTGCCGTGCAAAACAACTTGCTGAAACACCTCATCCAGACAGCGGAGAAAAACAAGATTCCATTTCAACGAGCGGCCGTAAGCCGCAGCACGGGAACCGATACCGACGCCTTTGCCTACTCCGCCAAAGGGGTGGCATCTGCACTGATCTCACTTCCGTTGCGGTACATGCACACCACCGTAGAAATGGTACAACAAGAAGACGTAGAAAACACTATTAAACTGATTTTCAACAGCCTCAAAGCACTCAAGACCGGACAGGATTTCAAGTACATCAAGTAA
- a CDS encoding MarR family transcriptional regulator: MKIEQAIQQTTFRSETEKMVVNLIYTGNWILGINAQALKPLGLTTQQYNVLRILKGQYPEPAPVSLISERMLDKMSNASRLIEKLRQKNLVERKVCQHDRRQVDVKLTESGLSVLEEANKNVGKAAKAFQQLSPQEAATINLLLDKLRSNAGPNLDE; encoded by the coding sequence ATGAAAATTGAACAAGCCATCCAGCAGACTACTTTTCGGAGCGAGACCGAAAAAATGGTGGTAAACCTTATTTACACCGGTAACTGGATTTTAGGCATAAACGCTCAAGCTTTGAAACCGTTAGGCCTTACAACACAGCAATACAACGTACTGCGCATTTTAAAGGGCCAATATCCAGAACCTGCTCCTGTTTCGTTGATCAGTGAGCGTATGCTTGACAAGATGTCCAATGCTTCTCGCCTCATTGAGAAACTTCGTCAGAAGAACCTGGTTGAGCGCAAAGTTTGCCAGCACGACCGCCGTCAGGTAGATGTTAAGTTAACGGAATCGGGACTTTCGGTGCTGGAGGAGGCGAATAAAAACGTAGGCAAAGCAGCCAAAGCCTTTCAGCAACTCAGTCCACAGGAAGCGGCAACCATTAACCTCCTTCTTGATAAGCTGCGCTCCAATGCTGGCCCGAACCTTGATGAATGA
- a CDS encoding YceI family protein: MKKMMLSAFALALSLVTIAGGVEVNETVMTVLPAESNIKWTGKKVTGSHYGTVNVRQGNMVLGSDGMLKSAYVQVDMRSISCDDLTDAETNAKLVGHLKSDDFFGVETHPYAEIKLNDFKSGRDANTYTASGTLTIKGKTEPVSFEFRYRDDGNNAQAMGKLVFDRSKYDVRYGSSSFFDNLGDKVIYNDVELEFTMMAEAKKKK, encoded by the coding sequence ATGAAAAAGATGATGCTCAGCGCTTTCGCCCTTGCTCTATCGCTTGTAACCATAGCGGGTGGTGTGGAAGTAAATGAAACGGTAATGACCGTGTTGCCTGCAGAGTCCAACATTAAATGGACAGGTAAAAAAGTAACCGGTTCACACTACGGCACCGTAAACGTGCGTCAGGGCAATATGGTACTTGGCAGCGATGGCATGCTGAAATCTGCCTATGTACAGGTTGACATGCGCTCCATATCGTGCGATGATCTTACCGATGCCGAAACCAATGCCAAGTTGGTTGGTCATCTGAAGTCTGATGACTTTTTTGGCGTAGAAACCCATCCTTACGCTGAAATCAAATTGAACGACTTTAAAAGCGGTCGCGATGCGAACACCTATACAGCCAGTGGAACGCTCACGATCAAAGGCAAAACCGAGCCTGTTTCTTTTGAGTTCCGCTACCGCGATGATGGGAACAACGCTCAAGCCATGGGTAAGCTGGTTTTTGACCGCTCCAAGTACGACGTTCGTTACGGGTCATCTTCGTTTTTCGACAACCTCGGTGACAAAGTGATCTACAACGATGTAGAGCTTGAATTTACCATGATGGCTGAAGCAAAGAAGAAGAAATAA
- a CDS encoding glycosyltransferase family 4 protein: protein MRIFRRMQAHDAHILIIPKWYPHPADPQNGSFIRSYARALAQEQLVSVVFPVPENEPGAIRTEGNGNLLEVQVPYASSQLGWLPLRKLMNFLRYYKALMRGAGLVREQRGKPHLIHAQVTIRAVWFSRLLSRKWSIPWMLTEHSSEFLDEKPYARQPLKRMINKKLISEAGQVTAVSQALAGGLHKLSGRMDIHVIPNLIVFPELQPQPSTDEVIQVAMVGDLVDEVKNFSGALRALAAIRPECKPFHFHLVGDGPDCSKLKALAASLKISDLCTFHGRMEHAAVLKFLPTIDFLVTNSYKETFSMVSAEAIAAGKPVVVTRCGGPEEWFAPSYGLMVEPGNDSELPSALLKMMSNYQNYPPEKLGENIRKQFSANEVLSAYRNCYQNLLNH from the coding sequence ATGCGTATTTTTCGCCGCATGCAGGCTCACGACGCCCACATTCTGATTATACCGAAATGGTACCCCCACCCCGCCGATCCGCAAAACGGGTCGTTTATCCGTTCTTATGCACGGGCACTGGCTCAGGAGCAGTTGGTGAGCGTGGTTTTTCCGGTGCCGGAAAATGAGCCCGGGGCCATCAGAACTGAAGGAAACGGAAACCTTCTCGAGGTTCAGGTGCCCTACGCTTCATCACAGTTGGGTTGGTTACCCCTGCGCAAGCTCATGAACTTTTTGCGCTACTACAAAGCCCTTATGCGCGGAGCCGGGCTGGTCAGGGAACAACGTGGAAAACCTCACCTCATTCACGCGCAGGTCACCATCCGCGCCGTGTGGTTCTCCCGCCTGCTGAGCCGCAAATGGAGCATCCCGTGGATGCTTACCGAACACAGCTCTGAGTTCCTGGACGAAAAGCCCTACGCCAGGCAGCCACTGAAGCGTATGATCAACAAGAAGCTCATTTCCGAAGCCGGACAGGTAACGGCCGTCTCCCAGGCGCTGGCGGGTGGCTTGCACAAACTCTCGGGGCGTATGGACATCCATGTGATTCCCAACCTCATCGTTTTTCCGGAATTACAGCCCCAACCATCAACGGATGAAGTGATTCAAGTGGCTATGGTGGGCGATTTAGTGGACGAGGTGAAGAACTTCAGTGGTGCGCTTCGGGCATTGGCTGCCATTCGGCCGGAATGCAAGCCTTTTCATTTTCATCTTGTGGGCGATGGTCCTGATTGTTCAAAACTCAAAGCGCTGGCAGCATCGCTGAAAATATCAGACCTTTGCACCTTTCACGGCAGAATGGAACACGCAGCAGTGCTCAAATTTCTGCCCACCATTGACTTTCTTGTTACCAACAGCTACAAAGAAACCTTCTCGATGGTAAGCGCCGAAGCCATAGCAGCAGGAAAACCGGTTGTTGTAACGCGCTGTGGGGGCCCTGAAGAGTGGTTTGCACCCTCCTACGGACTGATGGTAGAACCCGGTAACGACAGCGAACTCCCATCCGCACTGCTCAAAATGATGAGCAACTATCAAAACTACCCGCCCGAAAAACTGGGCGAAAACATCCGCAAGCAATTCAGCGCCAATGAAGTGCTCAGCGCCTACCGAAACTGTTACCAAAACCTTCTGAACCACTGA
- a CDS encoding 1,4-dihydroxy-2-naphthoyl-CoA synthase: protein MKPEWTTVNEYEDITYKKSGGVARIAFNRPEVRNAFRPKTLFELEQALIDAREDVRIGVVLLTGEGPAKDGKYAFCSGGDQKVRGARGYEGEDGVQRLNVLDIQRLIRMMSKVVICVVPGWAVGGGHSLHVVCDMTIASKEHAIFKQTDADVASFDGGYGSAYLAKQVGQKRAREIFFLGRNYSAQEAFEMGMVNAVVPHAELEETAWQWAQEILAKSPTAIRMIKFAFNLTDDGIVGQQVFAGEATRLAYMTEEAEEGRNAFLEKRKPDFSKFPWLSL, encoded by the coding sequence ATGAAGCCTGAATGGACCACCGTCAATGAATACGAAGACATCACCTACAAAAAGAGCGGGGGCGTGGCCCGTATCGCATTCAACCGCCCCGAAGTGCGCAATGCCTTTCGGCCCAAAACCCTTTTTGAACTTGAGCAAGCCCTGATCGATGCGCGCGAGGATGTCAGGATCGGAGTTGTGCTTCTCACCGGCGAAGGCCCGGCCAAAGATGGCAAGTATGCGTTTTGCTCAGGCGGCGATCAAAAAGTGCGTGGAGCACGTGGCTACGAAGGCGAGGACGGTGTACAACGCCTCAATGTGCTCGATATTCAACGCCTTATTCGCATGATGAGCAAAGTGGTGATCTGCGTGGTGCCCGGTTGGGCTGTGGGCGGCGGACATAGTCTGCACGTGGTATGCGACATGACCATTGCCAGTAAGGAACACGCTATTTTTAAACAAACGGATGCCGATGTGGCCAGCTTCGACGGTGGATACGGCTCGGCCTACTTAGCCAAACAGGTAGGGCAGAAACGGGCGCGTGAGATATTCTTCCTCGGAAGAAATTACTCGGCTCAGGAAGCCTTTGAAATGGGCATGGTAAACGCAGTAGTGCCCCACGCCGAGCTGGAAGAAACCGCATGGCAGTGGGCGCAGGAAATTTTAGCCAAAAGCCCCACGGCGATTCGTATGATTAAGTTCGCGTTTAACCTTACCGACGACGGCATTGTGGGCCAACAGGTGTTTGCCGGCGAAGCCACGCGCCTCGCATACATGACCGAAGAAGCCGAAGAAGGACGCAACGCTTTTCTCGAAAAACGAAAACCCGATTTTTCAAAGTTCCCCTGGTTGTCACTTTAG
- a CDS encoding transcriptional regulator, producing the protein MKNHLKVARAKHNLTQAALAEKVGVSRQAINNIEKGNFNPSTLLALKMASVLEASVEELFELEPGD; encoded by the coding sequence ATGAAGAATCATTTAAAAGTTGCGCGGGCAAAGCACAATTTGACCCAGGCCGCACTGGCCGAAAAAGTGGGGGTGAGTCGTCAGGCTATCAACAATATCGAAAAGGGAAATTTCAATCCATCCACCTTGCTGGCCTTGAAAATGGCGAGCGTGCTGGAGGCTTCGGTGGAGGAGCTGTTTGAGTTGGAGCCTGGAGATTAA
- a CDS encoding SDR family oxidoreductase produces MVDVCIVGLGWLGKALYEELASRGKNVTGSRTSQKGVDSLVEEGMRAFRLVLNPEVEGERLEECLSAKVLVINIPPGRRDPDVELRHPQEISHLLNKALEFGVEQIIFVSSTSVFGSVKGSVDDDAVRRPDTASGRALLRCEDLLMKKTGGKACVVRFGGLYGPDRHPGRFFAGRKDVPSGDAPVNFIHREDAVGVIVHLIENQVHGAVLNACAPAHPPKKTFYHRAALHAGLTPPQFLSGGGDEKEVRCSWLQRQGYVFERAGLEM; encoded by the coding sequence ATGGTTGATGTTTGTATTGTAGGTCTCGGGTGGTTGGGTAAAGCCCTTTACGAGGAACTCGCTTCTCGCGGAAAAAACGTGACGGGCTCTCGCACCTCGCAGAAAGGTGTTGATAGTTTGGTGGAGGAAGGAATGCGAGCTTTCAGATTGGTGCTTAATCCGGAGGTAGAAGGCGAAAGGCTTGAGGAGTGTTTGTCTGCAAAGGTGTTGGTTATCAATATTCCGCCGGGTAGGAGAGACCCTGATGTAGAATTGCGCCATCCTCAGGAAATTTCCCATTTGTTGAACAAGGCCCTCGAATTTGGGGTGGAGCAAATCATTTTTGTGAGCAGCACTTCGGTTTTTGGATCGGTAAAGGGCTCGGTTGACGATGATGCGGTTCGACGTCCTGATACTGCTTCAGGGCGCGCATTGCTTCGTTGTGAGGATTTGTTGATGAAAAAAACAGGAGGGAAGGCCTGTGTTGTGCGCTTTGGAGGTCTTTACGGGCCAGACAGACACCCCGGCCGTTTTTTCGCAGGTCGCAAGGACGTTCCTTCCGGCGACGCCCCCGTGAACTTCATTCACCGTGAAGATGCTGTAGGAGTAATTGTTCATTTGATAGAGAACCAGGTACACGGCGCGGTTTTAAACGCATGTGCCCCCGCCCACCCACCCAAAAAAACCTTCTACCACCGCGCCGCTCTTCATGCTGGTCTCACACCACCACAATTTTTGTCCGGTGGAGGCGATGAGAAAGAAGTGCGCTGCTCGTGGTTGCAGCGCCAAGGGTATGTGTTTGAGCGAGCCGGGTTGGAGATGTGA
- a CDS encoding ABC transporter ATP-binding protein, with product MLEIKNISVGYPGKKILGDVSAVVENGASIALLGLNGTGKSTLLHSLAGILPLLSGSVVLNGEEITSLSNRERALRMTFMTTERFGGGNWTAGEMVEMGRYPYTGLLGRLSERDAEVVESAMQRCGVYALRDMRFDQLSDGQRQRVLIARALAQDTPVVLMDEPTSFLDVRGKDEVFALLAELNERMVVYSTHEIERACESASLCWVIDDKGAVHTYVPQGGNAVLEVRSLMGIKS from the coding sequence ATGCTGGAAATCAAAAACATATCGGTGGGCTATCCGGGCAAGAAGATCCTCGGAGATGTGAGTGCTGTGGTTGAAAACGGTGCATCCATTGCGCTGCTCGGGCTCAATGGTACCGGAAAAAGTACCCTGCTCCATTCCCTAGCCGGAATACTGCCCTTACTGAGTGGATCCGTGGTATTGAATGGCGAAGAAATAACCTCACTATCCAACAGAGAGCGCGCACTCCGAATGACCTTTATGACCACCGAGCGTTTTGGGGGTGGTAATTGGACGGCCGGCGAAATGGTTGAAATGGGGCGCTATCCTTACACGGGGTTGCTCGGTCGTTTGAGTGAGCGCGATGCGGAAGTGGTGGAAAGTGCCATGCAGCGCTGTGGTGTGTATGCGCTTCGAGACATGAGGTTTGATCAATTGAGCGACGGACAGCGACAACGGGTGCTGATAGCCCGGGCGCTGGCGCAGGACACTCCCGTGGTGTTGATGGACGAACCCACCTCGTTTCTGGATGTGCGCGGAAAAGATGAGGTTTTTGCCCTCCTCGCCGAACTCAATGAGCGTATGGTGGTTTATTCCACACACGAAATTGAAAGGGCCTGTGAATCGGCTTCACTGTGTTGGGTGATTGACGACAAAGGTGCTGTTCACACCTATGTGCCTCAGGGAGGAAATGCTGTTTTGGAGGTGCGATCACTAATGGGAATCAAATCGTAG
- a CDS encoding iron ABC transporter permease produces the protein MSRNSSFVWMAGAAVFLWLLSISLGSVSIPFGEIIRIFMSHGAPDMSHHLIIWQSRLPSSITAILAGAGLSVSGLMLQSLFRNPLAGPSVLGISSGASLGVAIVVLFLGGAMIPGWGMNLASVAGALAGALLILGILLLALKRVNSNVTLLILGLMLGYAVGSVVSILELFATKESLQQFVFWGFGSFAGLSWQQVGLLALVVLPSISLAMSLLKPMNALVSGETFARSVGVDVQRVRVQIIILTGLIAGVVTAFCGPIAFLGMAVPHLARWILRSSDHRLLFPGTLLLGIVTALACDLLARLPGLDWMLPLNAVTALLGAPVVLIIILRNRRLESHF, from the coding sequence ATGAGCCGTAATTCGTCATTTGTATGGATGGCCGGAGCAGCAGTTTTTCTCTGGTTGCTAAGCATTTCGCTGGGGTCTGTCTCCATTCCATTTGGTGAGATTATCCGCATTTTTATGAGCCACGGAGCTCCCGATATGAGTCATCACCTCATTATCTGGCAGTCGCGATTGCCATCTTCCATTACGGCCATTCTTGCCGGTGCGGGTTTGTCTGTAAGCGGTTTGATGCTTCAGTCTTTGTTCAGAAATCCGCTCGCGGGGCCATCGGTACTGGGAATTTCTTCGGGTGCGAGCCTTGGGGTGGCCATTGTGGTGTTGTTTCTGGGAGGCGCCATGATTCCAGGATGGGGGATGAACCTGGCTAGTGTGGCGGGAGCCCTTGCAGGAGCCTTGTTGATTTTGGGAATTCTGCTGTTGGCGCTCAAGCGCGTAAACAGCAATGTTACGCTGCTCATTCTCGGACTTATGTTGGGCTATGCGGTGGGTTCGGTGGTGTCGATTCTTGAGCTGTTTGCCACGAAAGAGTCCTTGCAACAGTTTGTTTTTTGGGGATTTGGGAGTTTTGCCGGACTGTCGTGGCAACAAGTTGGATTGCTTGCGCTGGTGGTGCTCCCGTCCATTTCATTAGCCATGTCGTTGCTAAAACCCATGAATGCATTGGTTTCCGGCGAAACCTTTGCCCGCAGCGTGGGTGTGGACGTGCAGCGAGTGAGGGTACAGATCATCATCCTCACCGGATTGATTGCAGGTGTGGTAACGGCTTTTTGCGGCCCAATTGCTTTTTTGGGCATGGCGGTTCCGCATCTCGCCCGTTGGATATTGCGCAGCAGCGACCACCGCTTACTGTTTCCAGGAACCTTGTTGCTGGGTATCGTAACCGCACTCGCCTGTGATTTGCTGGCGCGACTTCCTGGTTTGGACTGGATGCTGCCCCTCAACGCAGTAACCGCGCTGCTGGGCGCCCCTGTGGTACTGATTATCATTTTGAGAAACCGACGATTGGAGAGTCATTTCTGA
- a CDS encoding pirin family protein has protein sequence MPEVQPPPHPVKSVHPLGFQWETSDPFLFCAHHEDFFPKGNDNMGPVSSVSDRPLGDDFIIKDGFRMYHGKVVPGFPGHPHRGFETITIVRKGMVDHADSLGAAGRYGDGDVQWMTAGSGVQHSEMFPLLKKDEENPLELFQVWLNLPRKNKMTDPHFAMFWSENIPHYNHCDGNQLNTLVEVIAGEVAGYRAPAPPPNSWAADPENHVAVWNIKMDAGARWEMPAAASGVNRTLYYYSGEGLNIAGKTIPRYHRVVVEADQKLVLQNGTQEAGILVLQGKPIGEPVIQYGPFVMNSKAEIQQAFDDYHRTRFGGWPWPRTDQVHDRSKGRFAQHADGLLEVRG, from the coding sequence ATGCCAGAGGTGCAACCTCCTCCGCACCCCGTAAAATCTGTTCACCCCTTAGGCTTTCAATGGGAAACATCTGATCCTTTTTTGTTCTGCGCACATCACGAAGACTTTTTCCCAAAGGGAAACGACAACATGGGCCCGGTATCTTCGGTGAGCGACCGCCCGTTGGGTGATGATTTCATTATCAAAGACGGATTCAGAATGTACCACGGCAAGGTCGTTCCGGGTTTCCCGGGCCACCCGCACCGGGGGTTTGAAACCATTACCATTGTGCGTAAAGGAATGGTTGACCATGCCGACTCACTCGGTGCGGCAGGTAGGTATGGCGATGGCGATGTGCAATGGATGACTGCGGGTAGCGGGGTGCAACATTCCGAAATGTTTCCGCTATTGAAGAAAGATGAAGAAAATCCGTTGGAGTTGTTTCAGGTGTGGCTCAATTTACCGCGTAAAAACAAGATGACCGACCCGCATTTTGCCATGTTCTGGAGTGAGAACATTCCGCATTACAACCACTGCGACGGGAACCAACTGAATACGTTGGTAGAAGTGATTGCCGGCGAAGTAGCGGGCTATCGCGCGCCCGCTCCTCCACCCAACTCATGGGCCGCCGACCCCGAAAACCACGTTGCAGTGTGGAACATCAAAATGGATGCGGGTGCGCGTTGGGAAATGCCGGCCGCTGCGAGCGGTGTGAACCGAACGCTGTACTACTATTCGGGTGAAGGTTTGAACATTGCGGGCAAAACCATCCCCCGATACCATCGCGTGGTGGTAGAGGCTGATCAGAAACTCGTCCTTCAGAACGGAACACAGGAAGCGGGTATTTTGGTGCTTCAGGGAAAACCCATTGGCGAGCCGGTGATTCAGTACGGGCCGTTTGTCATGAACTCAAAAGCAGAGATTCAGCAGGCGTTTGACGATTACCACCGCACCCGCTTTGGGGGTTGGCCCTGGCCGCGCACCGACCAGGTTCACGACCGAAGCAAGGGGCGCTTTGCTCAACACGCAGATGGCCTCCTGGAAGTGAGGGGTTAG